One segment of Takifugu rubripes chromosome 5, fTakRub1.2, whole genome shotgun sequence DNA contains the following:
- the LOC101072687 gene encoding SUMO-conjugating enzyme UBC9-like, with translation MSGIALSRLSQERKAWRKDHPFGFVAVPTKNADGTMNLMNWECAIPGKKGTLWEGGLYKLRMLFKDDYPSSPPKCKFEPPIFHPNVYPSGTVCLSILEEDKDWRPAITIKQILLGIQELLNEPNIQDPAQAEAYTIYCQNRVDYEKRVRAQAKKFAPT, from the exons ATGTCTGGCATCGCTCTTAGCCGCCTGTCACAGGAGCGCAAAGCCTGGAGAAAAGATCATCCATTC GGTTTTGTTGCTGTGCCTACTAAAAACGCGGATGGAACCATGAATCTGATGAACTGGGAATGCGCCATTCCCGGGAAGAAAGGA ACCTTGTGGGAGGGAGGACTTTACAAACTCCGAATGCTTTTTAAAGATGACTACCCCTCCTCACCACCAAAAT GCAAGTTTGAGCCACCCATATTCCACCCAAACGTCTACCCGTCTGGTACCGTGTGTCtgtccatcctggaggaggacaaagactgGAGGCCTGCCATCACCATCAAACAG ATCCTGCTGGGtatccaggagctgctgaatgAGCCCAACATCCAAGACCCAGCACAGGCAGAGGCATACACAATCTACTG TCAGAACAGGGTGGACTATGAGAAGCGGGTAAGGGCACAGGCCAAGAAGTTCGCCCCGACATAG
- the il2rb gene encoding interleukin-2 receptor subunit beta isoform X2 codes for MATHRCLHLLILLLSLDVASPADGPEVPGLLCVNDYVNTVTCGWHGAARAPGANCSISGVEKIRIVRKGSREIIRSCRLEQLGNSPPSCSVVFEKTEFNPYRKIPSIRMECDGALVQNLTAYQPRSHIKMNPPTAPVVNTTANDSSISWGPSAPWSRFESGEFHVQIKQTNQQWEEAKDLYTQDQKLRVPSSKMTGLCDVRVRVRPNESPNKYWSNWSPTTSWFVETERDENWTLDLMPLVTGLILSLGVVCVVILVLYAGCFRKSIYKKKPVPNPSKYFCTLQSLYEGNLKAWLNPAEAFFITQPIEGISAIEVCDAAVASVSPPSSVFPSAPMQSDASGSSPSLSSFFNIGYFPSSSFSGSAPTVRSPASSAYPDEGDSGDAGVSGSLCSSFGNTRSYESLKRESQSPDSGFSFRKEDESKETDSEVSGDQICPLLGLLPQRPPKPPLLSPPHLSSGDPPVDSAEGGSVCRSSSMNEQPCRTGYLTLKELHMTFSNKSI; via the exons ATGGCGACCCACCGCTGTCTGCACCTGCTGATTCTCCTGCTTTCGTTGGATGTGGCCTCTCCTGCCGACGGCCCCGAAG TTCCAGGTCTCCTCTGTGTAAATGACTACGTCAACACCGTCACCTGTGGGTGGCACGGCGCCGCTCGGGCTCCAGGCGCTAACTGTTCCATCTCTGGCGTGGAAAAAATCCGGATTGTGAGGAAAGGGAGCAGAGAAATAAT TCGCTCCTGCAGGTTGGAGCAGCTCGGCAACTCTCCTCCTAGCTGCAGCGTTGTTTTTGAAAAAACG GAGTTCAACCCCTATCGTAAAATTCCCTCTATCAGGATGGAGTGTGACGGGGCGCTGGTGCAGAACCTGACCGCCTACCAGCCGCGCAGCCACA TCAAAATGAATCCCCCGACCGCTCCCGTGGTTAATACCACAGCCAACGACAGCTCGATATCCTGGGGTCCCAGCGCTCCCTGGTCTAGATTCGAGTCCGGCGAGTTCCACGTTCAGATCAAGCAGACGAATCAACAGTGGGAG GAGGCCAAGGACCTCTATACACAAGATCAAAAGCTCAGAGTTCCATCCTCCAAGATGACGGGACTCTGTGACGTCAGGGTGAGAGTTCGACCAAATGAATCCCCAAACAAGTACTGGAGCAACTGGAGTCCGACGACCTCCTGGTTcgtggagacagagagggacgAAA ATTGGACCCTGGATCTGATGCCGCTGGTGACGGGGCTGATTTTGAGTTTGGGGGTCGTCTGCGTTGTCATTCTGGTCCTTTACGCCGGATGTTTCAGGAAGAG CATCTACAAGAAGAAACCGGTGCCAAACCCTTCGAAATACTTCTGCACCCTTCAGTCTCTCTATGAAGGAAATCTAAAA GCTTGGCTCAATCCCGCTGAGGCCTTCTTCATCACACAGCCAATCGAGGGCATCTCTGCGATCGAGGTGTGTGACGCCGCCGTGGCCTcggtctctcctccctcctccgtctTCCCCAGCGCTCCGATGCAGTCAGACGCCAGCGGCTCCTCCCCCTCGTTGTCTTCCTTCTTCAATATTGGCTATTTCCCGTCCAGCTCATTCAGCGGCTCAGCTCCAACCGTGCGctcccccgcctcctccgcTTACCCGGATGAAGGCGACAGCGGGGACGCCGGCGTCTCCGggtctctctgctcctcctttgGGAACACTCGCAGTTACGAGAGCCTGAAGCGGGAGTCGCAGAGCCCCGACTCTGGATTCAGCTTCAGAAAAGAAGATGAGTCAAAAGAGACGGACAGTGAAGTTTCAGGGGACCAGATTTGTCCTCTCCTGGGTCTCCTTCCTCAGCGCCCTCCCAAGCCCCCTCTGCTCAGCCCCCCTCACCTCTCCAGCGGCGACCCCCCGGTGGACTCGGCTGAGGGGGGCAGCGtctgcaggtcctcctccatGAACGAGCAGCCTTGCAGAACCGGATACCTGACGCTCAAAGAGCTCCACATGACGTTCAGCAACAAATCCATCTGA
- the c1qtnf6a gene encoding complement C1q tumor necrosis factor-related protein 6 isoform X2 gives MLGLLLLLVSFASPVTLLPPPCRQCCDDLEMLEGSGSPPPTARFGHVPEVRTYINMTILKGDKGDRGDRGTPGKPGHEGPTGSPGPTGSKGSKGQAGPPGDLCKLQHSAFSVGRRKSLHSLESYQALVFDTVFVNLDHQFDMFRGKFACHVPGVYFFNVNIHTWNFKETYLHLMKNDEEQTIVYAQPSDRSIMQSQSVMLELEQGDEVWVRLYKRERENAIYSDDVDIYITFNGYLIKASTEG, from the exons ATGTtgggtctcctcctcctcctcgtgtcCTTCGCCTCCCCGGTGACCTTGCTGCCTCCGCCCTGCAGGCAGTGCTGTGATGacctggagatgctggagggcAGCGGATCCCCACCTCCTACAGCGAGGTTCGGCCATGTTCCAGAGGTCCGCACCTACATCAACATGACCATCCTCAAAG GTGACAAAGGCGACCGCGGCGACAGAGGAACGCCTGGGAAACCTGGACATGAAGGCCCCACGGGCTCGCCAGGTCCCACGGGCTCCAAGGGCAGCAAAGGTCAGGCAGGTCCACCCGGAGACCTGTGCAAACTCCAGCACTCGGCCTTCTCCGTGGGCCGTCGCAAATCCCTCCACAGCCTGGAGTCCTACCAGGCCCTGGTGTTCGACACAGTGTTCGTCAACCTGGACCACCAGTTCGACATGTTCAGGGGGAAATTCGCCTGCCACGTGCCGGGGGTCTACTTCTTCAACGTCAACATCCACACATGGAACTTCAAAGAGACGTACCTGCACCTCATGAAGAACGACGAAGAGCAGACCATCGTGTACGCCCAGCCCAGCGACCGCTCCATCATGCAGAGTCAGAGCGtgatgctggagctggagcagggcgATGAGGTGTGGGTCCGACTGTACAAGAGGGAGCGGGAGAATGCGATCTACAGCGACGATGTGGACATCTACATCACTTTCAATGGATACCTCATCAAAGCGAGCACTGAGGGTTAA
- the il2rb gene encoding interleukin-2 receptor subunit beta isoform X1: MATHRCLHLLILLLSLDVASPADGPEVPGLLCVNDYVNTVTCGWHGAARAPGANCSISGVEKIRIVRKGSREIIRSCRLEQLGNSPPSCSVVFEKTEFNPYRKIPSIRMECDGALVQNLTAYQPRSHIKMNPPTAPVVNTTANDSSISWGPSAPWSRFESGEFHVQIKQTNQQWEEAKDLYTQDQKLRVPSSKMTGLCDVRVRVRPNESPNKYWSNWSPTTSWFVETERDEISDWTLDLMPLVTGLILSLGVVCVVILVLYAGCFRKSIYKKKPVPNPSKYFCTLQSLYEGNLKAWLNPAEAFFITQPIEGISAIEVCDAAVASVSPPSSVFPSAPMQSDASGSSPSLSSFFNIGYFPSSSFSGSAPTVRSPASSAYPDEGDSGDAGVSGSLCSSFGNTRSYESLKRESQSPDSGFSFRKEDESKETDSEVSGDQICPLLGLLPQRPPKPPLLSPPHLSSGDPPVDSAEGGSVCRSSSMNEQPCRTGYLTLKELHMTFSNKSI; this comes from the exons ATGGCGACCCACCGCTGTCTGCACCTGCTGATTCTCCTGCTTTCGTTGGATGTGGCCTCTCCTGCCGACGGCCCCGAAG TTCCAGGTCTCCTCTGTGTAAATGACTACGTCAACACCGTCACCTGTGGGTGGCACGGCGCCGCTCGGGCTCCAGGCGCTAACTGTTCCATCTCTGGCGTGGAAAAAATCCGGATTGTGAGGAAAGGGAGCAGAGAAATAAT TCGCTCCTGCAGGTTGGAGCAGCTCGGCAACTCTCCTCCTAGCTGCAGCGTTGTTTTTGAAAAAACG GAGTTCAACCCCTATCGTAAAATTCCCTCTATCAGGATGGAGTGTGACGGGGCGCTGGTGCAGAACCTGACCGCCTACCAGCCGCGCAGCCACA TCAAAATGAATCCCCCGACCGCTCCCGTGGTTAATACCACAGCCAACGACAGCTCGATATCCTGGGGTCCCAGCGCTCCCTGGTCTAGATTCGAGTCCGGCGAGTTCCACGTTCAGATCAAGCAGACGAATCAACAGTGGGAG GAGGCCAAGGACCTCTATACACAAGATCAAAAGCTCAGAGTTCCATCCTCCAAGATGACGGGACTCTGTGACGTCAGGGTGAGAGTTCGACCAAATGAATCCCCAAACAAGTACTGGAGCAACTGGAGTCCGACGACCTCCTGGTTcgtggagacagagagggacgAAA TTTCAGATTGGACCCTGGATCTGATGCCGCTGGTGACGGGGCTGATTTTGAGTTTGGGGGTCGTCTGCGTTGTCATTCTGGTCCTTTACGCCGGATGTTTCAGGAAGAG CATCTACAAGAAGAAACCGGTGCCAAACCCTTCGAAATACTTCTGCACCCTTCAGTCTCTCTATGAAGGAAATCTAAAA GCTTGGCTCAATCCCGCTGAGGCCTTCTTCATCACACAGCCAATCGAGGGCATCTCTGCGATCGAGGTGTGTGACGCCGCCGTGGCCTcggtctctcctccctcctccgtctTCCCCAGCGCTCCGATGCAGTCAGACGCCAGCGGCTCCTCCCCCTCGTTGTCTTCCTTCTTCAATATTGGCTATTTCCCGTCCAGCTCATTCAGCGGCTCAGCTCCAACCGTGCGctcccccgcctcctccgcTTACCCGGATGAAGGCGACAGCGGGGACGCCGGCGTCTCCGggtctctctgctcctcctttgGGAACACTCGCAGTTACGAGAGCCTGAAGCGGGAGTCGCAGAGCCCCGACTCTGGATTCAGCTTCAGAAAAGAAGATGAGTCAAAAGAGACGGACAGTGAAGTTTCAGGGGACCAGATTTGTCCTCTCCTGGGTCTCCTTCCTCAGCGCCCTCCCAAGCCCCCTCTGCTCAGCCCCCCTCACCTCTCCAGCGGCGACCCCCCGGTGGACTCGGCTGAGGGGGGCAGCGtctgcaggtcctcctccatGAACGAGCAGCCTTGCAGAACCGGATACCTGACGCTCAAAGAGCTCCACATGACGTTCAGCAACAAATCCATCTGA
- the LOC101072910 gene encoding carbohydrate sulfotransferase 12-like isoform X1, with the protein MGTSRMFRIFVVLGTVFMILLIIIYWDDVGASHLYLHAPVSPGPKMSPPPAVPHRPQTSRAPSFLSDIDAFVNQFLEPGTGEPTDQVPVDTSNQSEKAEERYIPRQEWKTHLSPVAAELRDRQEQRRQLLQEMCTNDSVAFPGKNRSFDDIPNKELDHLIVDDRHGIIYCYVPKVACSNWKRIMIVLSEGLLKDGVPQRDPLAIPRALVHNSSMHFTFNKFWKRYGKFAKHLMKVKLKKYTKFIFVRDPFVRLISAYRNKFELPNNEFYRHFAQVMLRRYGNQPTPPASVDEAFEAGIHPSFSNFIQYLLDPKTEKEMPFNEHWRQVYRLCHPCQIQYDFVGHLETAEEDAEHLLRLLRVDNVVEFPTSSRNLTASSWETDWFSTVPVEARRKLYKLYEPDFRLFGYQKPDSVLNE; encoded by the exons ATGGGAACATCCAGGATGTTTCGCATCTTTGTTGTCCTTGGCACGGTCTTCATGATCCTCCTGATCATCATCTACTGGGACGATGTCGGGGCCTCTCATCTGTATTTGCACGCCCCTGTCTCACCTGGCCCCAAAATGTCCCCGCCCCCCGCTGTCCCGCATAGGCCGCAAACCTCCCGCGCCCCGTCCTTCCTGTCCGACATCGACGCCTTCGTTAACCAGTTCCTTGAGCCGGGGACGGGCGAGCCCACGGACCAGGTGCCCGTGGACACGAGCAACCAGTCGGAGAAGGCGGAGGAGAGGTACATTCCACGGCAGGAGTGGAAGACTCACCTGAGCCCAGTGGCGGCGGAGCTCCGAGACCGACAG GAGCAGCGGCGGCAGTTACTTCAGGAGATGTGCACAAACGACAGCGTAGCCTTTCCCGGCAAAAACCGTTCTTTCGATGACATTCCCAACAAGGAACTGGATCACCTCATCGTGGACGACCGCCACGGGATCATCTACTGCTACGTCCCCAAG gtAGCCTGTAGCAACTGGAAGCGCATCATGATAGTGTTGAGCGAAGGCCTGCTGAAGGACGGCGTGCCCCAGAGGGATCCGCTGGCCATTCCCCGAGCCCTGGTCCACAACAGCAGCATGCACTTTACTTTTAACAAGTTCTGGAAACGTTACGGCAAGTTTGCGAAGCACCTCATGAAG GTGAAACTGAAGAAGTACACCAAATTTATTTTCGTGCGGGACCCCTTTGTGCGCCTCATCTCCGCCTACCGGAACAAATTCGAGCTGCCCAACAACGAGTTCTACCGGCATTTTGCACAGGTCATGCTGCGTCGCTACGGCAACCAGCCAACGCCTCCCGCCTCCGTAGATGAGGCGTTTGAGGCGGGCATCCATCCCTCGTTCTCGAACTTCATCCAGTACCTGCTGGACCCCAAAACGGAGAAGGAGATGCCCTTTAATGAGCACTGGCGGCAGGTTTACCGGCTTTGCCACCCTTGCCAGATCCAGTACGACTTTGTGGGCCATCTAGAGACGGCGGAGGAGGACGCGGAGCACCTGCTGCGCCTGCTCCGCGTGGATAATGTGGTGGAGTTCCCCACCTCCAGCAGGAACCTTACGGCCAGCAGCTGGGAAACCGACTGGTTCAGCACAGTGCCCGTGGAAGCACGGAGAAAACTCTACAAGCTGTACGAGCCCGACTTCAGGCTCTTCGGCTACCAAAAACCAGACTCTGTCCTCAACGAGTGA
- the LOC101072910 gene encoding carbohydrate sulfotransferase 12-like isoform X2, with product MGTSRMFRIFVVLGTVFMILLIIIYWDDVGASHLYLHAPVSPGPKMSPPPAVPHRPQTSRAPSFLSDIDAFVNQFLEPGTGEPTDQVPVDTSNQSEKAEERYIPRQEWKTHLSPVAAELRDRQRRQLLQEMCTNDSVAFPGKNRSFDDIPNKELDHLIVDDRHGIIYCYVPKVACSNWKRIMIVLSEGLLKDGVPQRDPLAIPRALVHNSSMHFTFNKFWKRYGKFAKHLMKVKLKKYTKFIFVRDPFVRLISAYRNKFELPNNEFYRHFAQVMLRRYGNQPTPPASVDEAFEAGIHPSFSNFIQYLLDPKTEKEMPFNEHWRQVYRLCHPCQIQYDFVGHLETAEEDAEHLLRLLRVDNVVEFPTSSRNLTASSWETDWFSTVPVEARRKLYKLYEPDFRLFGYQKPDSVLNE from the exons ATGGGAACATCCAGGATGTTTCGCATCTTTGTTGTCCTTGGCACGGTCTTCATGATCCTCCTGATCATCATCTACTGGGACGATGTCGGGGCCTCTCATCTGTATTTGCACGCCCCTGTCTCACCTGGCCCCAAAATGTCCCCGCCCCCCGCTGTCCCGCATAGGCCGCAAACCTCCCGCGCCCCGTCCTTCCTGTCCGACATCGACGCCTTCGTTAACCAGTTCCTTGAGCCGGGGACGGGCGAGCCCACGGACCAGGTGCCCGTGGACACGAGCAACCAGTCGGAGAAGGCGGAGGAGAGGTACATTCCACGGCAGGAGTGGAAGACTCACCTGAGCCCAGTGGCGGCGGAGCTCCGAGACCGACAG CGGCGGCAGTTACTTCAGGAGATGTGCACAAACGACAGCGTAGCCTTTCCCGGCAAAAACCGTTCTTTCGATGACATTCCCAACAAGGAACTGGATCACCTCATCGTGGACGACCGCCACGGGATCATCTACTGCTACGTCCCCAAG gtAGCCTGTAGCAACTGGAAGCGCATCATGATAGTGTTGAGCGAAGGCCTGCTGAAGGACGGCGTGCCCCAGAGGGATCCGCTGGCCATTCCCCGAGCCCTGGTCCACAACAGCAGCATGCACTTTACTTTTAACAAGTTCTGGAAACGTTACGGCAAGTTTGCGAAGCACCTCATGAAG GTGAAACTGAAGAAGTACACCAAATTTATTTTCGTGCGGGACCCCTTTGTGCGCCTCATCTCCGCCTACCGGAACAAATTCGAGCTGCCCAACAACGAGTTCTACCGGCATTTTGCACAGGTCATGCTGCGTCGCTACGGCAACCAGCCAACGCCTCCCGCCTCCGTAGATGAGGCGTTTGAGGCGGGCATCCATCCCTCGTTCTCGAACTTCATCCAGTACCTGCTGGACCCCAAAACGGAGAAGGAGATGCCCTTTAATGAGCACTGGCGGCAGGTTTACCGGCTTTGCCACCCTTGCCAGATCCAGTACGACTTTGTGGGCCATCTAGAGACGGCGGAGGAGGACGCGGAGCACCTGCTGCGCCTGCTCCGCGTGGATAATGTGGTGGAGTTCCCCACCTCCAGCAGGAACCTTACGGCCAGCAGCTGGGAAACCGACTGGTTCAGCACAGTGCCCGTGGAAGCACGGAGAAAACTCTACAAGCTGTACGAGCCCGACTTCAGGCTCTTCGGCTACCAAAAACCAGACTCTGTCCTCAACGAGTGA
- the c1qtnf6a gene encoding complement C1q tumor necrosis factor-related protein 6 isoform X1 has product MSAERAMLGLLLLLVSFASPVTLLPPPCRQCCDDLEMLEGSGSPPPTARFGHVPEVRTYINMTILKGDKGDRGDRGTPGKPGHEGPTGSPGPTGSKGSKGQAGPPGDLCKLQHSAFSVGRRKSLHSLESYQALVFDTVFVNLDHQFDMFRGKFACHVPGVYFFNVNIHTWNFKETYLHLMKNDEEQTIVYAQPSDRSIMQSQSVMLELEQGDEVWVRLYKRERENAIYSDDVDIYITFNGYLIKASTEG; this is encoded by the exons ATGTCAGCCGAACGAG CCATGTtgggtctcctcctcctcctcgtgtcCTTCGCCTCCCCGGTGACCTTGCTGCCTCCGCCCTGCAGGCAGTGCTGTGATGacctggagatgctggagggcAGCGGATCCCCACCTCCTACAGCGAGGTTCGGCCATGTTCCAGAGGTCCGCACCTACATCAACATGACCATCCTCAAAG GTGACAAAGGCGACCGCGGCGACAGAGGAACGCCTGGGAAACCTGGACATGAAGGCCCCACGGGCTCGCCAGGTCCCACGGGCTCCAAGGGCAGCAAAGGTCAGGCAGGTCCACCCGGAGACCTGTGCAAACTCCAGCACTCGGCCTTCTCCGTGGGCCGTCGCAAATCCCTCCACAGCCTGGAGTCCTACCAGGCCCTGGTGTTCGACACAGTGTTCGTCAACCTGGACCACCAGTTCGACATGTTCAGGGGGAAATTCGCCTGCCACGTGCCGGGGGTCTACTTCTTCAACGTCAACATCCACACATGGAACTTCAAAGAGACGTACCTGCACCTCATGAAGAACGACGAAGAGCAGACCATCGTGTACGCCCAGCCCAGCGACCGCTCCATCATGCAGAGTCAGAGCGtgatgctggagctggagcagggcgATGAGGTGTGGGTCCGACTGTACAAGAGGGAGCGGGAGAATGCGATCTACAGCGACGATGTGGACATCTACATCACTTTCAATGGATACCTCATCAAAGCGAGCACTGAGGGTTAA